DNA sequence from the Cottoperca gobio chromosome 2, fCotGob3.1, whole genome shotgun sequence genome:
cgtgtgtgtgcgtgtgcgtgtgtgtgtgtgtgcgccaaaCATCTTTGAAAGTTCTTCTAAACTGATAttataaattgtaaaaataacaAACGTCTTGCACCAAAAACACAGTTGCATGCACGCGAGGGGAAGGAACACAAAACAATAGTTGTTTGAACATCTTTATAACGATGACTTTACCCTCAGGTAATGATGAagtgtgtctttactttgacCTCTAGTGGAAAACCAGAGAGCAGGCTGCGATCCCAGCCCGACCGCAGCCCACAGTCGGCCCCGTCAGTCTCCAGAAACGAGGGCCCGGTGCCAGGCCTCACTGACCACAGGACCAAACCAGACGCTGCCAATCCCTCCCACACCACACACTCCTCGGGCCCTCGAAGCCTTAGCCCCAACGCAGGCTCTCAGCACTCATCCCAACTTCCACAAATCAAGGGCCTCCTGCCTCCACCCAAGCCCCATATAGGCCCAGAAACCACATCCTCCTCCCAGGAATTCCTCGCTGGCGCCCAGGCAGACCCGAAATCACTCCAGCCTCTGtccagctgcagctctgacaCCCAGCGTCATGATACTGCCCAGAAATCCTCCGCTGGCCCCGCCCCGGCCAGCTCCCCTCACCTCCGCAGGACGTCCAGAGCAGACATgagcagaggaggtggagaaaacgaggtggagaaggagcaacCGCAGccaccttcctcttcctccgtgTTCTCCTCCTGGACGGcggctctgtctctgtctgcgaCAGAACGAGCGCGGTCTCCCTCGCCGCAGTTTGCACCTTTGAGACTGACCGACAAACCGCCGGCCGTGTTCGTGCAGGATGACTCACCGCTCAGGTAAGCAGCTTAGCCAAAGCGCTTCAGGTCTCCTCACCGCCCCTCGTCGCGTCAAGCTTTTCCCTAGAGGAGGCTTTTGAACTTTAGgtagaaagaaaagatgattaTGCTTAAACGCCAGACTTTAAATAACGCTTGTGGTGGGATCGACTTCAAATAGCACAAAATGAACCGGAGAAGAATCTGTGGACATGCTGCTACGTCTGtcagctgatgatgatgatgatggcgaaaatgtaaaatgtgccCACAGGGAGAAGCATAGTTTGATTGCGCTTGTCCTCGATTTCCTCTGCGGCCTGAGGAACGCTCTACCAGAGGCTGTAATTTAGTGGAAGCCACACGGCTGCTGTGACCTTTGTTTTCCACTGAGGTTGTACTGGATCCATCCTCTAGTTAGAGACGGGCCTCTGCAGCCTTCGTGTGTTTCCATACCATGTTTTTTAATCGTGTTCCCAGAACTTTTGAGCAATGCATATTTTTGTTCAGGTTGTgcaattgttaaaatgtttcccattatcagagagagagaagttaaAGTTCTAAAGGATATATAAAGTAAAGATCTTTATGATCCTTGTGCCTTCTTTAAATAAGAATACTCTTGTGTTATTAATGTGTGTAAGAAGAGAGCGACACATTCTGAGGTTTGAGATTAGAAAATGAATAATCTAAATCTTTAATATGAAATCTGTTTCCTGTCCAGGTCAGACGCAGATTTGACGCTCGCAGCTGAGATGGATGTGAGCGGCCCGGTGAGGAAAGTCCCCGTGAGGATCGTCCACGCTGAGAGCAGCTCGGAGCGAGAGGGCAGGGCGTACCTGCCTCAGAGCAGCGAGACCTGCAGCGTCTTCGAGCCGCGGGCCCACATCCCCTCCCTGAGCACCACGGAGCGCCCGGCTTCATCCCTCTTCAGCGCCTACACCCGTCAGGCCCCGCAGGATCTGCATCAAGGCTTTCGTCTCGGACCAGACGTCAGTCCCTGAGTCGAGTTCGGCGGGGGCTCGGCGCTCTGAGGAGGATGcaaagagagaggagctggtcAGAGACATCATGGGTAAAGACAAGTCCCTGGTGGACATCTTGGACCAGAGCGGCAGGATGACCACCATGGACCTGATGGAAGGACTCTTCTCCACGGAGGAGCAGATCCTAGGAGGGGGTCCACCAGCGCAAGAGGGCCTCCTCTGGCTCCAGACTGCCTACTTCATCTCCAAGGAGCATGGACAGGTGGGACATTTCATAAGTGCAGCGTCCGTTAGAAGCTCTCTAGAGAATATTTGTTCAAATAGTTTATTACATGCTTCAATCTGTAACTTTAGCTTCAGCAGTGAAACTCATTGTAACTTTTCCAGATGCTGTGTGCAGTTCTGAAATGTACCTCATGATGTGatcaacattttattatctTCATTCAAAAGTTAAATCAGCAGAAAATACAATTTGCTTACgtgattaattaaatgaaagttTTAAAAACTTATTCAAGATGTTTCAACCTTCACTCAGCCTGCCGTCTGCTGGACAAACGTCTCATTACAGTTATCTTCTCCATTCAAaccatcgtgtgtgtgtgtgtgtgtgtgtgtgtgtgtgtgtgtgtgtgtgtgtgtcaggagagaggaggacgacGTGTCTGTATCAGCAGCAGCCTCCCTGGTCCCCAGCTCCTCCTACTACAACACATCGGCTCCAAAAGCCGAGCTCCTCATCAAGATGAAGGACATGCAGGAGCAGCTGGAGGACTCTGAGGACGAGCTGGACGTCGACCTCGCCAGTAAAAAGGTAAAAGTCACTGAGAGACGGACGGCATGAAATATTATGTGACACTCGGCAGCCTCAGTCGAGCTCTACACAAGTTGGATACTCGTCTGTAAGTGGAGgtttgaagaagaggaggcagTCCTGTTTGAATGctcctctttgtcttcttcatGCTTTACAGCAGGAGCTGATCTCCAGCCTGGCGAGGAAGCTGGAGGTGTTGAAGGAGGCCCGGCACAGCCTGCAGGAGGACGTGGAGGACAACGAGGCTCTGGGCCGCGAGGTGGAGGCCACCGTGCAGCGCCTCTGTCAGGCCAACCAGCTCGACAAGTTCTGCATGTTCGTGGGCGACCTGGACAAGGTGGTGAGCCTGCTGCTGTCGCTGTCGGGCCGGCTCGCCCGAGTGGAGAACGCTCTCAACAGCCTGGAGGACGAGGCCCCGCCAGAGGAGAAGGTAACGGCACGGGGGAACACTGTTCAGATGGTGACATCCATCCTGATTCACTAATCAATAACTAACATCCATCTTTCATCAGCGCACCCTGACGAGGAAGCGTAAGCTGCTGATGCAGCAGCACGAGGATGCCAAGGAGCTGAAGGAGAACCTGGATCGTCGGGAGAGGCTGGTCTCCAGCATCATGGAGGCCCATCTAGACGCAGAAAACCTGGATGACTACCGACACTTTGTGAAGATGAAGTCGGCCCTCATCATCGAGCAGCGCAAACTGGAGGATAAGATCAACCTGGGGGAGGAGCAGCTGAAGTGCCTGGTGGACAGTCTGCCGCTGGAGCAGAGGCCGCCGCTCTGATGGCGTGCGGGATCAAGATGGAGGCACCAGTTGTGGGACGATTTCTACATTTGAGGGTGCTGCATGTAGCATTTTGATATTAATGTCCTTGTTAAATTGTGTCGAGTTCTTGGTTGAGAGGATTTCATGGCAGTGGTGGGGCCGCGGGGGCTGAACCACATCAGAGACGCAGGAAACGatgatttctttcatttctttcatttctttgagGCCCAATTTTTGCACACAGTTCCTGGAAAGTGAGCTCATGTGCTGGGGAGGCACACGAAGATGTTATATCGTCTGCTGCACCAGAACCTCTCGTTGAGCAGCAGCACATTTACATTCGGTCTCGATGACCTTCGcccttttcttattttttaaatacattttttacatctATTGGTTTCTTTCAAGGTATTTATGGTTTAATGATTTCTAACACTTTAAAGTTACAACACGTAAACATTACGTAAGGACAATTAAACGCTCGGTGATGAAGTTATTTCTGTCCAAACGGGAGGCGTTTTAACATTTACGACTCCAAGTTCACTTTTAAATCGTGTAAAACTTTAATCAGAATCTTATTTtattaagcacacacacacacacacacacacacaccatgatcTCGTGGCTGGCTTTGTAATTATTTACCATGAGGTGTGTGTTAAGTTTTATTTAGTCATTCTTTAgtaatttattgtgttttctaacTAAATGAAGAGTTTGATGTGAAAAGGCTCGCTCCTCTCGTCAGCCGTGATATTAAGTTCACACCTTTGTGTCGTGTATTCTTCTATAAGGGTAGGTGTCACATATGATGAACTTCTTCTTTTGGAGTGATGAACTTGTTTTCTATTCGACGACACGCTGCTTGTAGTTCCTGGGGGGCTGCGCTGCCTGTAACCTCTCAGGTGTTCGTTCATACTTGGTGCTTTTAGCTGAAGCTCTCATCCAAACACTTCGACGACCAGCGGACGGATATTTGTTCGTCAGACGGGAAGGACGGAGGCACAGGTGGTGTTTCTAAGAGTGAGCACTTTACTCTCTGGTTCGACTCTCgacatgtatatttatttgaagATGTGCCTACTGTGGCCCCCCACCGCTGTGGACCTCAGGGCCTGACGTGGGCGTGCTCTGGgtactgtgtacacacacacacacacacacacacacacacacgtatgcagTGCACCTTTCACAACTTTCAAAGCAATAAAATGATAAAGCTGTGAGACCTGGTGATCGTTTCACATTATTTTACTggaatacccccccccccctctgcttGGGTTTTCCCAGATGTTGCTCTGTGACAACCTGTTACGACTTACTGGTTGTTCTGTCTGCTTTGCTCGGGCAGGGTGGGGGAGATGATTATCAGATATGATACCAGAACAGTCCAGTTGAAGGCTAACGACGTGTAAACGTTCAGTTGTCATTAGAGACGGATACAAAGACGTCTCTTGGACTACACACAAGTTTTTCTCAGGATTTATTCCTTCATCATGTAAAGCACCGACGCATCGTCCCGTTTTATGAtctctgatgtgtttttatctgttgCTCAACACGAGCTTAATCTTCTTTACAACCTGCTCAGCCCGTCTGGGTACGCATGTAAACTCCTTTCGTTTTACAATGTTCCCCACATCCGACAAGTTGAAACCAGATGTTTGTTTAAAGTATAAACACATCCGACAGCCTCTgtgctgtaaacacatttaaactccaTTAATGTCTCTGGATCTGTATCAGTACGTTTCTCTGCAGCAGGAAGGAGCGACCTCAGAGGACATGAAACATCCTTTTCATTGTAACACCTGCAATAAAAAGAGAAGTAAGCGGAACACGAATCACAGGACCGATAACACGCCATCAGAGCCTGAACTCTGTCAATCATTGACGCTGTCACGTATCTCACTTATTGGTTGTGAGATGAGGAAGTGTCGCTGCGTCTGACTTTCTGTTTTCTAGTCGACGGCTCACGAGGAGCTCAACAGAACGGTGCTCAGGTACGTGACCAGGTGAGGACTTTAATTTTACGTAATCGATCATATGCTCAGATTAGGAGTCGGTCttatttaattcattcattaatttgaTAAGTTATTAGTTTTAGATTGtgggaacattttaaatataagaaCAATTTCCTTTTGTCTTATTCCAAACGGACTTTTATGCGGCTTTCACTAgttgaataataatgaatatgatAATTAAGATAACAGGatacttattatatttaaatactcCGTTTGTTTGGCACGGTTAATATTCTCCTGTTTCACTACAGATATATTtaacatgatataaaacagagacatTAGCAGCTGGTGATGATGTTCTGTAGCAGCTCTGAACTCATCGTCTGCACATTGAGACGTGTCTGCGTTTGTGTCCTCTCAGCGGGAGCTGCAGGTGCGTGTTTGCCAGGTAACCCAGGTGACAGGAGCTTCAGAGATCTGCAAGGTGCACAGAGAGACTTCTCTCGCTGGATGTAAGGTGAGATCCTGAACACAGCGGCTTTGACCTCCTGATGATACCCAGTTTGAGCGTTACCTGCCGCTGCCCACTATGACCTACCTGGCTCACACCGGCCACGCCCAGCTCGGTGCCCTCTCGCTCAGCTGCGTGGGCTGGACACTCACCGCCATGGCCCTTGGACTCATCCAGTGGAGGGTGTGGCTGGTGTCTGACATGGAGGTCATCAGCTCTGGAGTGGCCTGGGTGGGCGTCTGGCGGGCCTGCTTCAACAGCCACACCCTCGTGACCCCTGCTTTTAGGGTCATGCACTGCAGGTACATCGGCCTGACCGAGGCCTTCACGCCGCCGGAGATCGTGGCAGGTCAGGTTCTCatgctcctctctctgctcgTGGGGCTTTGTGGGAATGCTGGCGCGGTGTATGCCTTGAGGAACGTGTACTCTGGGATGGACAAGAACTTCCCAATTCACTTGACATTCTTCACCACCGGCGCGCTGTGCCTGATGGCCGCCACGATGTCACTCATACCTCTCCTGTGGAACCTGAGCTCGGTGGTGAACCAATCAGACCATAAGGTTCCCCCCGGAGTTTAAAATGCCCCAGGCTCCTGATTCTCAACATGTAGGGTGCGGCATCGGGATCGGGATGGTGGGGGCGGTCCTTATGACTGTCTCTGGGGTTATTTTCTGTATGTACAGGTTACCAGTGAGGTCGCAGCACCTGGACGGGTCGTCACCTGCACTACCTGACGGCAGGGGGAAAGACAACCCGGCGTTTGAGTCTCACGAGCACCGACTCGTGCACGTGAAGGAAGCTCATCTTTAAAATATGAAGTTTCGTTTGCAAACTGAGATTACAtcgaagaaagaaaagagacttGTGGTCCTACCCATGGACAGACGATGGGAACAATACGCTGGACTAACTGTCCCGACTGAAagctgtataataataatatctagaTGTTTGCAGTGCTGTTGTATTGACTGGACAGTAACGTTTGTGAAACATTACAAGCATAATCCTCTAAATATACATGAAGGATACCAGGTGTCACCTTTCAGTTCCTGGAGAAGCTACGATTTCTTTGTATCTTTGCATTTATGATAATAAACCTGTTTATTCTGGAGTAGAAGGGCCGTGTGCAGTGGAATATGTTTCTGATGAAGAGGAGCACTTTGTGATTTCAGAAGACATTACGATGTGGAGTAATCGAATGTCTTTagatagaaacagctgtttgtggaCAAACTCAACTGAAACCTTTACAAGAAAAGAACTTTAAATACACTCCGCAGtgttttcttaaatattttattcaaaaaaaacaaaaagctcatCTCCAGAATTTCAAACCATCTGTATCAATGTTCCTCTAATGAACAGTCCCTTCGCCTCACTGAGGTCACGCCTATGGCTCACAGCCCTTCCTGCCTGGGGGGGGTTGAGTTCACCTGAGCTGTTCACTAACACACGTGAACAGGACAACTTTGAAGGACACCTCTGGGTCGTTTACTCCCACGCTAACGGATGCTGAAGAACATAATGTTCGGCAGGAGTGACAGCTGACATGCTTCTGAACGTGTCGGTGGTCAAACCACAGCTGGACTCTGAAGCGTGAAACCAGACGACATGTTCTGTGATTGGTTGGTTATTGCATCCTTCAGTTCTCCTCACTGCTGCTGAGGATCCCAACCTTCTCGAGGAACGTCACACAGATCCAGTTTCATTCCACAAACGGgaagaaaagctttaaaaaccaGCGCTGACGCCGCAGAATCAACCGAGTAGAACACGGCGCGGCGGCCAGCGAGCAAAATGTTTCCATATCgggtaaatatttatatattacggAATGAATccctcaaatataaataaagacgaCACGAGAGATACATGTGGCATATCATTCAAACACCAACActaaatacaacatatacaagTAAAGCACAATCattgtaaaatgtttaaatgttacagCATCAATTATGTTTCAATTTCATGATGGGAATAGTTCTTCTAAAATGGAAAATTAATCAAatgtacagagagctgacaaaCTCCTTCCCATGATGACGGCACAGCGTGAACCCTGGATGCACAGAAGATCTGTGGAGCGAGCTGCATCTGTCAAACTGCTCAGCAAAGTGCAAACTTGCTTTCCAACGTCCTGTACGAGGGACAGACGATGAAGCCGGTGCTTTTAAATCTGCTCGTCAAACATCTAAAGGAATCGTGAATCTGCTCCCCTGGAACTGAAGAACTTCTGTTTTTAAGTATAAAGCCGTTTGTTCGGGTCGTGTTGGAGCTCTATGGAGAACGTGAGCTGCACACTCGCTGCGTTATTGTATCGCGATAACTTCACGCTGAAATACGTTTCATTTGATGATgacaacattttcctttttggctgaactattcctttatgTTCTTTGATGGCATCGTTTGCAAAAAGATGGGACAACAAAGCAAAACCTAAATGTTCGTCTTCGTGAATTTGGTCGTAACACTCGAGTTGTTACGAGTCAACAACACGAGCGTCCCTGCACTTTCCTCATCCTCACCTCAGTCTGTTCACCTTCCTGCCCTCACACGTGGAGGCCCTGATAAGAGTCGCTTTTGATCCAGATGGTTTGAAACTgatcaaaaatacatacatacaaattaaaatacaaaataggaaaaaaataaaaggtttagaAACGCAGGGGGTTTAATCTTTCCAAAGTCCGCCAGTCTGTTCTTGATAAACCTCGATTACGTCCTCGTCCTCCATCCCGAGCTAACAAACAGCAGGAGAGGAAAGTTTAGAgtccaaacacaacatttccttTTATATTCATTTCTAAAACCCTCAGCTGTTCACTTCTCCCTGTACGTGTAGAACAGCTGATGAAGCAGCATGTCTGCGTGTCTCTACtcaatgtgtgtttattttaaatgtgaagacAGTCTTAGACACGTCAGACAAGTTTACCTCTTTTGGAGTTTGGTTGTCTGCGATTCTCTGTCCTTCGAACAGAAACCTTAGCGTGCTTGCTGGAACACCCTGTGAGAAACATAACACACAGCAGTCTGAAATAATGGCTCTGGTGCTGTGTGACCTGTCAATCCCCAGACGCTACCCCCAGTGAGGCCTTCTCGGTGCTTTGCTTATAGCCTTTAGAAGGATGTCCGATGTTAATGTTGCTCTTTCCTCTGAcctgtctctggctgtaagactccttcagcttcttcagatGTGTCGTCATTTTGACCTTAAAGTGGATTTCGCTGCTGTCCTGTGGGCCGAAAGAGAAAGTGATGATGAGACCTGCACGGTTCGAGAAGGCGACTAGCTTTTTTGTGGATTACGAATTAAGATCATTACTGTAAGAAGTTAAAAGAAAGCAACAACAAGCAAGAAGTGTGTGATTAAAaccaaatcacattttaaatcatacTTTCAGATAATATTTAAAGGATTGTGGAAACATTGTAAATCATGTTGCATCCTCCCTGCATTCATACACACCTGACCAATCACTTTTAATTTGATGTACTCTCCATCCTTCTTGTCCCCCCCGTCTTGGCTGGATGGTTTTgtctcctaaaaaaaaaaaatcaacaacaaataaacaaaaaacttcagcagcagaaaacatgtaaacgccacacacacaacaaacaggcCCGATGGCTTCATCTCGCTCAGACAACATGGATAACCACGTGTGTATGTTTTGGTTTCAAATCCTGGTATCGCTTCTTGTTTTATAGCTGATCTTTGAGAATAAACAATAACCAAAGCTAGCTGCGAAGCTAAACAGCTATATAAGCAGTGAGCTGTGGGCCTGAAGCTACACGAGCTAACAGTTAGCATGATAAACAGCCAGATACGAGGTAGCAGCCACAACAACACTTCATTGTCTCTTTTTGAATTTCGCGCAGAGTATAAACAATAAAGACTATTTAAAGTGTATATCTTACCGTATCTGACATGTTTTCCCTCCGTTTGTGttgttaaaatgtattaacaaTAGAAgtagctagcgttagctttGACTCGCAGCTCTAGCTGGATGTTGTGAGAATTCGACATCAACCGGATGTGACGTAAAGAATCgttcctttcaaaataaaatctttcCAGAATTAAGCATGGAGGTATGTTTAGTACACAACTTCAGCGCTAATATTGATTGACTGTACTTTTTGTTAAAAATGACGGTAACATTTTAGGCcatatgtatttttaaactatttaaagGAAGGCACGACAAGTGTATTCATATAGCACATTTAAGCAACAAGGTAAAGTGATTAAAAGCGGCTTGCAGTCCTTTTGGCTACATACATAGTTTCATAGCCATAAAATGGCAATGATTTATCAACAGGAcacatgaaaaaacacacaataatgcTCACAAATGATGTCTTCTGACGAGAAAGTTTTAGGGGTAAATGTTGTGATGGTGAATGCTggatttatctttattatctgtGATAGCAGATACTTTAAAACTAACCAAACGTATATATTTGATCCAGGAAACCAATACATGTCTCTGACATCAcaggttgtgtttttgttggattCTTCCAACGAGGTTGGGGGGGTTAAGACCTGTCAAGTAtaccaaaatgaaaaatgacactTCCGGTTAAGAACTGTCAACTTAAAATACGAAATTTGTAACTATGTTTTTTCCCTACGcgaaacagtttgtgtttttattttgtcagcaAAAACTCTGCACTTCCGGTAGCCATTTGTTCATTACCCGCTAGCTTAACGCAACTGGGTCAACAGCGCGAGAGGCTACCGTCAACCAGGTTGTAAAGTGCAACAAAATGAAAGCTgtcggttagcttagctttttttaattagcGCACAGACACGGAGACACTTGTTGGGTAAACCGTCATCTTGTCATTTCTCTGCCGGGAAAGATCCGGTGCGCTAACGGACAGCCGTTGGGCCTCGTCGTCGTGGCCCAGCAGGACTCGAGTGAAGTTAGGAGCGGACTGCCAAACTTCTGCTTCCACCATCGGCTCTCCGCAGGGCCCGGGGCTCCTGTCACCGGCCCTGTGGATGTGGACGTGAATAAGAATATAACCGACCGCCAGGTAAGATGATAAAGATAAAATCGTTTGATTCGGACCTTTAGTAcgtttaaaatgttgttttttacgGTCGTGCATTGCGGGAGAGCCTTGAATAGCTATGCGGCTAGTTTACTTTAGCATTAGCCTAGCTTTGACAACTTCCCTGGCCTGACAGCTAGCTGTACGAGGAACTCCCGGCTAGCACTAGCCACTTAGCTTCTCCTTTTAGCTAACCTTTGATATGTGTAGCTATTATGTGTTATGTTTATACTTCAAGATGCCAAATCATTTATTAAGCTCATTTTGGCGTAGTTCGTAATGGCAAATTGGCTAGCAACAGTTGTTAGTCAATCTTAGCATGCGGGGCTACTGAGCTAACGCTAGCAAGTTGAATTTAAAGCTAATTATGTACCACTGGAGGCCATAATAGCGGCAGTGTTGTTGGTATCAACTTTAATGGGACCAGTGGCATTAGCTCTCTAGCTAGCCAGCTTGCCACAGTGGTTTGCAAAGGACGTTATTTGTTAGACAATGTCAACTGCTAAGCAAATGTTATTGTCACACACTCATCAACGCGATGGAGCTGTCAGTCTGTGTATCTGATAACTCAGTGGTGATCTGACTCATCAGCAATATCAAATCATGTCCTCATTAGCAGAGGCCATCTTGACTGTTCAGACTTTAATTTCCAGACTACTCAACCTCTTCAGACTGACACAGAGCCTCTGTCTGTAGTGGTGCATGGTAACATATAGTGATAACTAGTGATGATTGAGCAGCATGCATACACTTACAATCTTACAGTAATGGctgaaatgattacatttattatcaatcatactgtatttattatttataaaagtaCTTCTATACTTCttcacatttatctgacagttaCTCGTTACTTTGCACATTAAGATTTTATTTACAACACATGATCAGATTATGATGTATGATAcatttgtataaatgtaaagctttacttttacattatgaTAAAGACATTTACCAGTTTTCTATCCCTGATGTAAATAAATCTTCTATCGCaggttatttaaatgtatgttggTGTTTATCCTCAGCTTGTCAGTTTATTAGGCACACGTAGTTAAAACGGATACTTTAACCTTTTTTAGACGAAATATTATAAAACGCATATAAGAGACACCTCAATATAACGCAGGACAACGGCACCGTGAACTTCAGCCTCCAAAGTGACCATAAATAAGATCATCATTAAGATAGGATTTATTGCAAGGAGGTTTATCAGACTTATCTTTAGATGCATGGATCTCGTAAAGGGGCAACTGAGCATCATgataaaagaacatttaaactgCTAATAACCAGAAAATTAATGCCTATTTTAGCTAATTAAATGTCTGACGAATCATTACATTGATAAAGAATATTGCCTTTAATCAACCGTGCTCACTTATTTGCAACTTTAACGGGAGAGCTCATGTCGCAAAGTATCTGACAATTATTCATTCCTATTCTTTCACTGTGCAGATCTAAATGGTTACCTTGTTATCACCATGTGATTTGTAATGAGCAGTTCTGCTTTATATGTTaacataattaatttaattctgAGTAATAAATGACTGAATCAGATTCATTCTGAGACACCTGAGGATGCCGGCTGCACAGTTAGTTAGACGTACCGCTATTATGCAAGTCCACAGAATGGACACCAATGACAACTTTAATCTAAATTGGTCTCCTCctgatgttttatgttttccagTTATTGTGTAAAGTATTGTTCCAGCTCTGTGTAGTAGACAATCAGTGTTTACAGATCTGCTGAGCAGTCTGCACCTCCAGGCTCCAGCTTGTGTCCCGATCAGCTGCGTGCCAGGATTGATGTTGTCGTTTTGCTGTTGCAGGAGAAAGGAATCCCTTTGATGGGAGAATCCTCTTTCCTGGCCTCCTGGGTCAATCGCCGTGCCATGATgatgggtatgtgtgtgtgcgtgtgtttttaaGATAGTGTTTCTGTTTGGCAGTCAGCCAGCTTCGTTTTTTTGTCAAACCTACACCCCAAGGAATGTTTTCCTTCTCTGAACCA
Encoded proteins:
- the cldn34a gene encoding LOW QUALITY PROTEIN: claudin-34 (The sequence of the model RefSeq protein was modified relative to this genomic sequence to represent the inferred CDS: deleted 1 base in 1 codon); this translates as MTYLAHTGHAQLGALSLSCVGWTLTAMALGLIQWRVWLVSDMEVISSGVAWVGVWRACFNSHTLVTPAFRVMHCRYIGLTEAFTPPEIVAGQVLMLLSLLVGLCGNAGAVYALRNVYSGMDKNFPIHLTFFTTGALCLMAATMSLIPLLWNLSSVVTNQTIRFPPEFKMPQAPDSQHVGCGIGIGMVGAVLMTVSGVIFCMYRLPVRSQHLDGSSPALPDGRGKDNPAFESHEHRLVHVKEAHL
- the sumo1 gene encoding small ubiquitin-related modifier 1, with amino-acid sequence MSDTETKPSSQDGGDKKDGEYIKLKVIGQDSSEIHFKVKMTTHLKKLKESYSQRQGVPASTLRFLFEGQRIADNQTPKELGMEDEDVIEVYQEQTGGLWKD